One Sphingobacteruim zhuxiongii DNA window includes the following coding sequences:
- a CDS encoding DUF1080 domain-containing protein has product MKKVFNTITALLFIQVAAYAQQPANRTSATKIADVLAQQPAAEQSKFLSAMKELEGFTSDDVSKLLLGLQPQGGNNAPIEYATNSYAFYVMQPGFESQRATYVQGLLSALDNLKDANNKGYIFELLKFCAKNDAIAKVAPYLADEYLAEKAARVLNAIRTPEAAAALNSALSSAATEKTATAIIAALGDLKASESEAKIIELISKYPSENFQWNGLTALSKIGGTQSSSVFLDKAQALNYRYDKTNASSLAINYAKQLAKKDEAAASKFATTLFNNAGKAKASAVQVGALEVLTAINPQSQKKQLVKLAASDNKVLRNVALGLLADNASAADYVQLASSIRKLDGDAQESVLNFLATNDATGAVSVIEKGFPKLKDAEAKVAAYNALSVLTKGTNVPFLLKHLPSASDSELKTITSMLLSSKDAGTIDLVNAALPNANTKTQLALLDVLAQRMNPSSAAVVLPLTKSSDKAVRAAAFKALPNVVNSADFENVITLVNDAEGADLASAQQAGILALQASADKDAKVQRLAANISRSSAPSAAKYFPIFAGVGGADALKAVENYVSNPGLKGAAIDALSKWNNEEALPSLIKLARTEKDANLFNTIFTGLIKQVNASSQSAEQKTLTLRDAFALAQNAKQKQAALGSLQSTGTYQAMMFAKGYMNDADLKGTASNVAMNIAMDNKEFVGADVRAILNQAADNLSGSESSYLREAVVRHLSEMPAEQGYVSIFNGKDLTGWKGLVENPIKRAAMSKAELEKKQVAADQKMRESWQAIDGDLVFSGHGDNIATVKKYGDFEMLVDWKLDPQGKEPDAGVYLRGTPQVQIWDISRTNVGAQVGSGGLYNNSKNAKDPSKVADNALGEWNTFKIKMVGEKVSVWLNGELVVDNVTLENYWDRNQSIFPTEQLELQAHGSRVWYRDIYVKEIPRLEVFKLSDTEKKEGFDMLFDGTNTDKWTSSAAYEITKEGYIRSNPDAKFGKNIYTKEEYGDFVYRFEFKLTPGANNGIGIRTPIDGDAAYAGMEVQVLDDNADVYKDLKEYQYHGSVYGIIAAKRGSLKPLGEWNTEEIRVQGNKIKVTVNGQVIVDGDLKEATKNGPADKKNHPGVQNKSGHIGFLGHGTEVFFRNIRIKKL; this is encoded by the coding sequence ATGAAAAAAGTATTTAATACGATAACCGCTTTACTATTTATACAAGTTGCTGCCTACGCGCAACAACCGGCGAATAGAACCTCAGCGACTAAGATTGCTGATGTGCTCGCTCAACAGCCTGCTGCTGAGCAGTCTAAGTTTCTTTCTGCAATGAAAGAGCTTGAAGGATTCACTTCTGATGATGTTTCTAAGCTATTATTAGGATTGCAACCTCAAGGGGGCAATAATGCGCCAATTGAGTATGCTACAAATTCATATGCCTTCTATGTGATGCAACCGGGCTTCGAAAGCCAACGAGCAACTTATGTTCAAGGTTTATTATCTGCATTAGATAATTTAAAAGACGCTAATAATAAGGGTTATATTTTCGAATTGTTGAAATTCTGTGCTAAGAATGATGCGATTGCGAAAGTTGCGCCTTACTTAGCAGACGAGTATTTAGCAGAGAAAGCTGCTCGTGTGTTGAATGCGATTCGTACACCAGAAGCTGCAGCCGCTTTAAATAGCGCATTGAGCTCAGCTGCTACGGAGAAAACTGCAACCGCAATTATTGCTGCTTTAGGTGATTTAAAAGCTAGCGAATCGGAAGCAAAAATTATTGAGTTAATTTCTAAATACCCTTCGGAGAATTTCCAATGGAATGGTTTGACAGCGTTGAGTAAAATCGGTGGTACGCAATCTTCTTCGGTATTTTTAGATAAAGCGCAAGCATTAAACTATCGCTACGATAAAACAAATGCTTCTAGTTTAGCGATCAACTACGCAAAGCAATTAGCAAAGAAGGATGAGGCTGCGGCAAGTAAATTTGCGACTACCTTATTCAATAACGCTGGAAAAGCAAAAGCGTCGGCAGTTCAAGTAGGTGCTTTAGAAGTGTTAACTGCAATCAATCCGCAAAGCCAAAAGAAACAGTTGGTTAAACTAGCTGCATCGGATAATAAGGTTTTACGTAATGTGGCCTTAGGCTTGTTAGCAGACAATGCTTCCGCAGCAGACTATGTACAATTAGCGAGCTCTATCCGTAAATTGGACGGCGATGCACAAGAAAGTGTATTGAACTTTTTAGCAACAAATGATGCGACAGGCGCTGTTTCTGTAATTGAAAAGGGATTCCCTAAATTGAAGGATGCTGAAGCGAAAGTTGCGGCATACAATGCTTTATCGGTATTGACCAAAGGAACAAATGTACCTTTCTTATTGAAGCATCTTCCAAGTGCTTCGGACAGCGAGTTAAAGACCATTACATCAATGTTGTTATCATCAAAAGATGCAGGGACAATTGATTTGGTAAACGCTGCTTTGCCGAATGCGAATACAAAAACACAATTGGCCTTATTAGATGTATTGGCACAGCGTATGAATCCGAGTTCTGCGGCAGTGGTATTGCCATTGACAAAATCATCGGATAAAGCAGTTCGTGCTGCAGCCTTCAAAGCATTGCCAAATGTGGTAAACAGTGCTGATTTTGAAAACGTGATTACATTAGTGAATGATGCCGAAGGAGCAGACCTAGCAAGTGCACAGCAAGCGGGAATTCTAGCATTGCAAGCGAGTGCTGATAAAGATGCGAAGGTACAGCGCTTAGCGGCGAATATATCTCGTTCTTCAGCGCCTTCAGCTGCGAAGTACTTCCCGATTTTTGCGGGAGTAGGTGGTGCTGATGCCTTAAAAGCGGTTGAGAATTATGTTTCAAATCCAGGATTAAAAGGTGCTGCGATTGATGCTTTGTCTAAATGGAACAATGAAGAGGCTTTACCAAGCTTAATCAAATTAGCGAGAACGGAAAAAGATGCGAATTTATTCAATACCATCTTTACTGGATTAATCAAACAAGTTAACGCAAGTTCGCAATCTGCAGAACAAAAGACTTTGACTCTACGTGATGCTTTCGCCTTAGCGCAGAATGCAAAGCAAAAGCAAGCAGCTTTAGGTAGTCTACAAAGTACAGGTACTTACCAAGCAATGATGTTTGCGAAAGGATACATGAATGATGCAGATCTGAAAGGTACGGCTTCCAACGTGGCGATGAATATCGCGATGGATAATAAAGAATTTGTAGGTGCTGATGTACGTGCAATTTTAAATCAAGCTGCTGATAACTTATCAGGAAGCGAAAGCTCCTATCTAAGAGAGGCGGTTGTTCGTCACTTATCGGAGATGCCTGCTGAACAAGGGTATGTTTCTATCTTCAACGGTAAAGACTTAACTGGCTGGAAAGGCTTAGTAGAGAATCCTATTAAGCGTGCTGCGATGTCAAAAGCGGAATTAGAGAAAAAACAAGTAGCAGCGGATCAAAAAATGCGCGAAAGCTGGCAAGCAATTGATGGCGATTTAGTTTTCTCTGGTCATGGCGATAATATTGCTACGGTTAAGAAATATGGCGATTTCGAGATGTTGGTTGACTGGAAATTGGATCCTCAAGGTAAAGAGCCTGATGCAGGAGTTTACTTAAGAGGTACACCACAAGTTCAAATTTGGGATATCTCTCGTACGAATGTCGGTGCACAAGTAGGTTCTGGCGGTTTATACAACAACAGCAAGAATGCTAAAGATCCATCGAAAGTAGCTGATAACGCTTTAGGCGAATGGAATACATTCAAAATCAAAATGGTTGGTGAGAAGGTTTCTGTTTGGTTAAATGGAGAATTAGTAGTTGACAACGTAACGTTAGAAAACTACTGGGATCGTAATCAATCAATCTTCCCAACAGAACAATTGGAATTGCAAGCACATGGTTCACGTGTTTGGTATCGCGATATCTACGTGAAAGAGATTCCACGTCTTGAAGTATTTAAATTGAGCGATACTGAGAAGAAAGAGGGATTTGACATGTTATTCGATGGTACAAACACGGACAAATGGACAAGCTCTGCAGCTTACGAGATTACCAAAGAAGGCTATATTCGCTCAAACCCAGATGCGAAATTCGGTAAGAATATCTATACCAAAGAGGAGTATGGAGATTTCGTTTATCGCTTTGAATTCAAATTAACACCTGGTGCAAATAATGGTATCGGAATTCGCACGCCTATTGATGGGGATGCGGCTTATGCTGGTATGGAAGTCCAAGTGTTAGATGATAATGCTGACGTTTATAAAGATTTGAAGGAATATCAATACCATGGTTCGGTATATGGAATTATCGCTGCAAAGCGTGGTTCTTTAAAACCACTTGGCGAATGGAATACGGAAGAGATTCGTGTTCAAGGAAACAAGATTAAAGTAACCGTAAATGGTCAAGTAATCGTGGATGGCGACTTAAAAGAAGCGACTAAAAATGGTCCTGCTGATAAAAAGAACCACCCTGGTGTACAAAATAAATCTGGACATATTGGCTTCTTAGGCCATGGTACAGAGGTATTCTTCAGAAATATCAGAATAAAGAAATTGTAA
- the smc gene encoding chromosome segregation protein SMC gives MQLTKLEIKGFKSFGDKVVINFNEGVTAIVGPNGCGKSNVVDAIRWVLGEQSTRTLRSEKMENIIFNGTKNRKAANLAEVSLTFDNTKNILPTEFTTVTVTRKLFRTGESEYRLNDVKCRLKDITDLFLDTGVGADTYSIIELKMIDEIIANKDNSRRNLFEEASGISKYKVRKKQTLAKLKDTEADLSRVDDLMFEINKNLKSLENQAKKADKYFVMKEEYREASIGLAYYRLENFQTDLERIQEQEDQQKEQLQGTVEQIASKETQLSTQKNDILTKEKNLSAQQKITHEYINKIRAFESDEKLKNAKMVHLQEKETRLNNDIAIDKQQLTQIEYSVKRLNEELFEEQNKLEEIKQDLDNNKQEVEELRGQQQSAKGKLDTFTKENAETQNNIYRLEKDIAVLGIQKDALEQESHRTSNDAIAKETELNQFTLVVTELEERVNIQQEQFDQALHTEEQLQLQIQETEDNIRQNTSELNQESRVVDAKQNEYNLTKSLVDNLEGFPESIRFLRKNAGWKKQYPLFSDILFCKEDYRVAIENFLEPIMNHYVVDLKDDAVKAINLLSDSSRGRANFFILEAVKQLPSLASNEQNDSRLIPAMDVISVDDKFKTLCAILLDGVYLLKSEDDISLESDLPKDNVTILHKDGKFSKTKLGLSGGSVGLFEGKRIGRAKNLEILAKEIKTLNLRITELQESLRIENEKLIRLKGGSQRMFIEEQRVQLNRLTNELVSVKTKQEQYQTFINNSQNRKLDIETKIASILVELDKAEPELQDLKIKAATNQQELVYLQQQFQDISEILTERSAIYNNTNIKFHQQQSKVSTLLKDLEYREHQKDSLLERIEKNTTEFDQVKIEIKESVNTEDKDEIDLAAMYEQKVLLEQGLQEIEEEFYASRKIINDLEENITQLRRNKDIADTIINEYKDKKTSLQIDLNALKERLSVEFNIELQELLEQEIPEDRLPFEELTTKCNKLKKQLDDYGSINPMAKEAYDEMYDRHGFIDKEKTDLMDAKASLLSTISEIDQSANDKFMYAFTTVRENFVKVFRSLFNEEDSCDIVLSDPNNPLESDIDIIARPKGKRPLSINQLSGGEKTLTSTALLFSLYLLKPAPFCIFDEVDAPLDDTNIDKFNNIIREFSNQSQFIVVSHNKRTIASTDIIYGVTMVEQGVSRVVAVDLRDVA, from the coding sequence ATGCAGTTAACGAAGTTAGAAATTAAAGGATTTAAGAGTTTTGGCGATAAGGTAGTTATCAACTTCAATGAAGGGGTAACAGCTATTGTAGGACCAAACGGATGTGGTAAATCTAATGTTGTTGATGCAATACGCTGGGTATTGGGTGAACAGAGCACGCGAACGTTACGTTCCGAGAAAATGGAAAACATTATCTTCAATGGCACCAAGAATCGTAAAGCTGCAAATCTCGCCGAAGTATCATTAACCTTCGATAATACAAAGAACATTTTACCAACGGAATTTACAACGGTAACTGTAACGCGTAAACTATTCCGTACTGGCGAAAGTGAATATCGCTTGAATGATGTAAAATGCCGACTCAAGGACATTACAGATTTATTCTTAGATACAGGTGTTGGTGCTGACACCTACTCCATCATCGAATTAAAGATGATTGACGAAATCATCGCTAATAAGGACAATTCGCGCCGCAATTTATTTGAAGAAGCATCGGGTATATCTAAATATAAGGTACGTAAGAAACAAACCTTAGCCAAGCTTAAAGACACAGAAGCCGATCTATCCCGTGTAGATGACTTGATGTTTGAAATCAATAAGAACTTAAAATCCTTAGAAAATCAAGCCAAGAAAGCGGACAAGTATTTTGTTATGAAAGAGGAATACCGCGAAGCCAGCATTGGTTTAGCGTATTATCGCTTGGAGAATTTCCAGACGGACCTCGAACGTATTCAAGAACAAGAAGACCAACAAAAAGAACAGCTTCAGGGAACTGTTGAGCAAATAGCATCCAAAGAAACGCAACTTTCGACTCAGAAGAACGATATTCTTACGAAGGAGAAAAACCTATCTGCACAACAGAAGATAACCCATGAGTACATCAATAAGATTCGTGCCTTTGAATCCGATGAGAAGCTCAAGAATGCCAAAATGGTGCACTTGCAAGAGAAAGAAACTCGCTTGAACAATGATATTGCAATCGATAAGCAACAGCTTACGCAGATTGAATACAGTGTTAAGCGCTTGAACGAGGAGCTATTTGAGGAGCAGAATAAACTCGAAGAAATTAAACAAGACCTTGACAACAACAAACAAGAGGTTGAGGAACTGCGCGGACAACAGCAATCTGCAAAAGGAAAGTTAGATACTTTTACAAAAGAGAATGCCGAGACGCAAAATAACATCTACCGTTTAGAAAAGGATATCGCGGTCTTAGGTATTCAAAAAGATGCTTTAGAGCAAGAATCTCATCGTACATCGAATGATGCCATTGCAAAAGAAACCGAGTTGAACCAATTCACCCTCGTGGTAACTGAATTGGAAGAACGCGTAAATATTCAACAAGAGCAATTCGACCAAGCATTACATACGGAAGAGCAATTACAATTGCAGATCCAAGAAACCGAGGACAATATCCGTCAAAACACCAGCGAACTCAATCAAGAGTCTCGTGTAGTCGATGCTAAGCAAAACGAATACAACCTGACAAAATCATTAGTTGATAACTTAGAAGGTTTCCCGGAATCTATTCGTTTCCTAAGAAAGAATGCCGGCTGGAAAAAACAATACCCTTTATTTTCCGATATCCTATTCTGTAAAGAGGACTATCGTGTGGCGATTGAGAACTTCTTGGAGCCAATCATGAACCATTACGTTGTTGACCTTAAAGATGACGCCGTTAAGGCAATCAACCTTTTAAGCGATTCATCCCGCGGAAGAGCCAATTTCTTTATTCTAGAAGCCGTAAAACAACTACCCTCGCTAGCCTCTAACGAACAAAACGACTCCCGTCTCATACCGGCGATGGATGTAATTTCAGTCGATGATAAGTTTAAAACGCTATGCGCAATTCTTTTAGATGGCGTTTATCTCCTGAAATCTGAAGATGATATCAGCTTAGAATCCGATTTACCGAAAGATAACGTAACCATCTTACACAAGGATGGTAAATTCTCGAAGACCAAATTAGGTCTTTCCGGAGGTTCTGTGGGACTATTCGAAGGAAAGCGTATTGGTCGTGCAAAGAACCTAGAAATCCTCGCAAAAGAGATTAAAACACTAAATCTACGGATTACTGAGCTACAAGAGAGCTTACGCATCGAAAATGAAAAACTAATTCGATTAAAAGGTGGTTCACAGCGTATGTTTATCGAAGAGCAACGCGTGCAATTGAACCGATTAACGAATGAATTGGTTTCTGTGAAAACGAAACAAGAACAATATCAGACTTTCATCAATAACAGCCAGAACCGAAAGCTCGATATCGAAACGAAGATCGCTTCCATTCTCGTAGAACTAGACAAAGCCGAGCCTGAATTGCAAGACTTGAAAATCAAAGCGGCAACCAACCAACAGGAATTGGTTTATCTACAGCAACAATTTCAAGATATCTCTGAAATCTTGACGGAACGATCTGCAATTTATAATAATACGAATATTAAGTTCCATCAACAACAAAGTAAGGTCTCTACCCTACTGAAAGATTTGGAATACCGCGAACATCAGAAAGATAGTCTACTGGAACGTATTGAAAAAAATACGACAGAATTCGATCAGGTGAAAATAGAAATTAAAGAATCTGTTAATACCGAAGATAAAGACGAAATCGATTTGGCGGCTATGTACGAGCAAAAAGTACTGCTCGAACAAGGACTCCAGGAAATCGAAGAAGAGTTCTACGCTAGCCGTAAGATCATCAACGATTTAGAAGAAAACATTACGCAACTTCGCCGCAATAAGGACATCGCTGATACCATCATCAATGAGTATAAAGACAAAAAGACATCCTTACAGATTGATCTGAATGCATTGAAAGAGCGTCTTTCTGTAGAATTCAACATAGAACTTCAAGAACTATTAGAACAAGAAATTCCAGAAGATAGACTACCTTTCGAGGAACTGACAACGAAGTGTAATAAGTTGAAAAAACAACTCGACGACTACGGTAGCATCAACCCAATGGCTAAAGAAGCCTACGACGAGATGTATGACAGACATGGATTTATCGATAAAGAGAAAACCGACTTGATGGATGCCAAAGCATCTCTACTAAGCACGATTTCCGAAATCGATCAATCGGCAAACGATAAGTTTATGTACGCGTTCACCACAGTACGTGAGAATTTTGTTAAGGTATTCCGTTCCCTATTTAATGAGGAAGACTCCTGCGATATTGTACTCAGCGATCCAAACAATCCATTGGAATCTGATATTGATATTATCGCTAGGCCGAAAGGAAAACGTCCTTTGTCTATAAATCAGCTTTCCGGAGGTGAGAAAACATTGACCTCAACTGCATTGCTATTCTCACTATACTTATTGAAACCTGCACCATTCTGTATCTTCGATGAGGTAGACGCTCCATTGGATGACACAAACATCGACAAGTTCAATAATATCATCCGCGAGTTCTCTAATCAATCCCAATTTATTGTTGTTTCCCATAATAAACGTACCATCGCTAGCACCGATATCATCTATGGTGTAACCATGGTGGAACAAGGGGTCTCTAGAGTGGTAGCTGTAGATTTGAGAGATGTAGCGTAG
- a CDS encoding DUF6882 domain-containing protein, giving the protein MSLTKPTVDESFRVLHKKAHEFISDQHEVLTEEYQFGDFEHYSVDPDTNILRFFKNENLVLAVSYQIVGHIDDSTKEWHWYWSSDQIDEQALEELEVIKNYGDVFNFGLLTQAQWPAVEADAWAVTAIAAYLRGGKGIFKIQSDQSPCFIYFKEILNS; this is encoded by the coding sequence ATGAGCCTAACTAAACCTACCGTCGACGAATCTTTCCGCGTGTTACACAAAAAAGCACACGAATTTATAAGTGACCAACATGAGGTACTCACCGAGGAATACCAATTCGGTGACTTTGAACATTATTCCGTAGATCCCGATACCAACATCCTTCGTTTCTTTAAAAATGAAAACTTAGTGCTCGCAGTTAGTTATCAGATTGTGGGACATATCGATGATAGCACAAAGGAATGGCACTGGTATTGGTCATCTGATCAAATTGATGAACAAGCACTTGAGGAATTGGAAGTCATCAAAAACTACGGAGATGTATTTAATTTCGGCCTGCTAACTCAAGCACAATGGCCAGCTGTAGAGGCAGATGCCTGGGCGGTAACAGCAATCGCGGCCTATCTACGTGGCGGCAAAGGCATATTCAAGATTCAATCGGATCAATCGCCATGCTTTATTTATTTCAAGGAAATACTCAACTCTTAG
- a CDS encoding DUF4397 domain-containing protein, with protein MKKKHFLIVIVLAIFTLSSCLKDDAQPTPQALVTLLNAYPDETGIYYRMDGNSISQYNGDFKGLTYFRAYPGNRKLEVLGKMDNKAVIDTTMSYADSTVYTGYVYGTAGKPKFIRTTDLPINNDAEKAAVRFIQLGNGIGKVTLKIGDQEVAAFKDRVQETKNTVTETQIFRPVTSGTFTISVLDEEGAVLVTRENILLKNGYYYTFALMGTKGDTGKPLYIGYF; from the coding sequence ATGAAAAAGAAGCATTTTTTAATCGTGATCGTACTCGCCATCTTTACTTTAAGCAGTTGCTTAAAAGATGATGCGCAACCAACGCCACAAGCATTAGTAACCTTATTGAATGCATACCCTGACGAAACAGGTATCTATTATCGCATGGATGGGAATAGCATTTCTCAATACAATGGCGACTTCAAAGGATTGACTTATTTTAGAGCATACCCAGGAAATAGAAAATTGGAAGTCCTTGGGAAAATGGATAATAAGGCGGTGATCGACACAACGATGTCCTACGCAGATTCTACGGTATATACAGGATATGTATATGGTACTGCAGGAAAACCAAAGTTTATCAGAACAACAGATTTACCAATCAATAATGATGCTGAGAAAGCAGCAGTACGTTTTATCCAACTTGGAAACGGAATAGGCAAAGTAACTCTGAAAATTGGGGACCAAGAGGTCGCTGCATTTAAAGACCGCGTACAAGAAACCAAAAATACCGTTACAGAAACACAGATATTCCGCCCAGTAACCTCTGGTACTTTTACCATCAGCGTTCTCGATGAAGAAGGAGCAGTACTTGTTACACGCGAAAACATCCTGTTGAAGAATGGATATTATTACACTTTTGCCCTTATGGGAACTAAAGGTGACACAGGAAAACCATTATATATCGGTTATTTCTAA
- a CDS encoding suppressor of fused domain protein, producing MAFAKPDFLKSPIERYRQEIEKRMHGKAQVFREKSAQKKLPFVYTLAFPDAENKLISAFSYGVSFATHPERIREVELCLQVESQESNWIHIVGYLANQLRTDCPFKTDEIIKIGQPISPDSKMDAFIVGEIDFLNDSSPIFDSKKSKGIQLIQLIPIYQSEILSIHKMGVEAFLRAIKDSKSIVDRKSI from the coding sequence ATGGCTTTTGCGAAACCTGACTTCCTAAAATCCCCGATCGAACGCTATCGACAAGAGATTGAAAAACGTATGCACGGAAAGGCTCAGGTGTTTCGTGAAAAGAGTGCACAGAAGAAATTACCATTTGTCTATACCCTCGCGTTCCCCGACGCGGAAAACAAACTGATCAGCGCTTTCTCTTATGGCGTATCCTTTGCAACACATCCAGAGCGCATTCGAGAAGTCGAGCTATGCTTGCAAGTCGAATCTCAGGAAAGCAATTGGATTCATATTGTAGGCTATCTAGCCAATCAGTTACGTACAGATTGTCCATTTAAAACCGACGAAATCATTAAAATTGGACAGCCAATCAGTCCAGATTCCAAGATGGATGCATTTATTGTTGGCGAAATAGACTTCTTAAACGACAGCAGTCCGATATTTGATAGCAAAAAATCTAAGGGAATTCAATTAATACAACTGATTCCAATCTATCAATCAGAAATCCTTAGCATCCATAAAATGGGTGTTGAAGCATTCCTAAGGGCGATTAAGGACAGCAAATCTATTGTTGACCGCAAATCGATTTAA
- the htpG gene encoding molecular chaperone HtpG, with product MQEEKGTISIHTENIFPVIKKFLYSDNEIFLRELVSNAVDASQKIKRLGSLGQFAGEVGDLTVDVKFDEAAKTITISDSGIGMTADEIKKYINQIAFSGATEFMEKFKEANDANEIIGRFGLGFYSAFMVADRVEIDSLSFQEGAKAAHWTCDGSTSYEISAGTRTTRGTDVVLHINEDSKEFLNKAKIQEILEKYAKFLPIPIRFGTKSTSEPDGEDEEGKPKYKTVEVDNIINNTNPAWTKSPSELTDQDYLDFYRELYPYAMDEPLFWIHLNVDYPFNLTGILYFPKVKNELEIQRNKIKLYSRQVFITDEVKDIVPEFLMLLHGVIDSPDIPLNVSRSFLQADSNVKKINNYITKKVADKLQEIFKADRKGYEEKWNDIGLFIKYGMLSDEKFAEKAIDICLLQDTNENSYTIKEYYEKVKDIQVDKNGNIIYLYTNDKAQQDGFIAPALAKGYDVLNLDGQLDTHFTSFLEQKGGEKVQLKRVDADVIEKLIEKDEKIELTLSEEESKKANTVFEKAISRSDMKVEVDALNANDLPVSVTLDEFMRRMKDMAKTGGGMGFYGNLPDNYKVTVNGNHPLVKRIVDSSEEEGEKLAKQAFDLALLSRGLLTGADLTAFVKRSVEMI from the coding sequence ATGCAAGAAGAAAAAGGTACAATTTCCATTCACACCGAGAATATCTTTCCGGTTATAAAGAAATTTTTATACTCAGATAATGAGATCTTTTTACGCGAGTTAGTTTCCAATGCCGTTGATGCGTCTCAAAAAATTAAGCGTTTAGGTTCATTAGGACAATTCGCAGGCGAGGTTGGCGACTTAACTGTAGACGTTAAGTTTGATGAAGCGGCAAAGACGATTACTATCTCGGATTCAGGGATTGGTATGACGGCGGATGAGATTAAGAAATATATCAATCAGATTGCTTTCTCTGGAGCGACAGAGTTTATGGAGAAATTCAAAGAAGCAAATGATGCCAATGAGATTATCGGTCGCTTTGGTTTAGGTTTTTACTCCGCATTTATGGTTGCCGATCGTGTTGAGATTGATTCTTTATCATTCCAAGAAGGTGCAAAAGCAGCACATTGGACTTGCGACGGAAGTACTAGTTATGAAATCTCTGCGGGTACCAGAACAACTCGTGGTACAGACGTTGTCCTTCATATTAATGAGGATTCCAAGGAGTTCTTAAATAAAGCAAAGATTCAAGAGATTCTAGAGAAATACGCGAAATTCCTTCCGATTCCTATTCGTTTTGGTACAAAATCTACTTCAGAACCTGATGGAGAAGACGAAGAAGGTAAACCAAAATATAAGACTGTAGAGGTTGATAATATCATCAACAATACGAATCCAGCATGGACAAAATCTCCTTCGGAGTTAACCGATCAAGATTATTTGGACTTCTATCGCGAACTTTATCCATATGCGATGGATGAGCCATTATTCTGGATTCATTTGAATGTAGATTATCCGTTCAACCTAACAGGTATTCTGTATTTCCCTAAGGTGAAGAATGAGTTGGAAATCCAACGTAATAAAATCAAGTTATATTCTAGACAAGTCTTTATTACTGATGAGGTTAAAGATATCGTTCCAGAATTCTTGATGTTGTTACATGGTGTTATTGATTCGCCAGATATTCCATTAAATGTTTCGCGCTCGTTCTTACAAGCGGATAGTAACGTAAAGAAAATTAACAATTACATCACGAAGAAGGTAGCGGATAAATTGCAAGAGATCTTCAAAGCTGACCGCAAAGGTTATGAAGAGAAATGGAATGATATCGGTTTGTTCATTAAGTACGGTATGTTAAGCGATGAGAAATTCGCTGAAAAAGCTATCGATATCTGTTTATTGCAGGATACAAACGAGAATTCATATACGATTAAGGAATATTACGAGAAGGTAAAGGATATTCAAGTTGATAAGAACGGAAATATCATCTACTTATATACGAATGATAAAGCGCAACAAGATGGTTTTATCGCTCCAGCCTTGGCAAAAGGTTATGATGTACTCAACTTAGATGGTCAATTAGATACGCACTTCACAAGCTTCTTAGAGCAAAAAGGAGGAGAGAAGGTGCAATTGAAACGTGTTGACGCGGATGTGATTGAAAAGCTTATCGAGAAGGATGAGAAAATTGAGTTGACACTTTCCGAAGAAGAAAGCAAGAAAGCGAATACAGTTTTTGAGAAAGCGATTTCTAGAAGCGATATGAAGGTAGAAGTGGATGCTTTAAATGCGAACGATTTACCGGTTTCTGTTACACTAGATGAGTTTATGCGTCGTATGAAAGATATGGCGAAAACAGGTGGTGGTATGGGCTTCTATGGTAACCTGCCAGATAACTATAAAGTGACAGTTAATGGGAACCATCCTTTAGTAAAACGTATTGTTGATTCTTCGGAAGAAGAAGGCGAGAAGCTTGCAAAACAAGCATTTGATTTAGCTTTATTATCTAGAGGCTTGTTAACAGGTGCTGACTTAACGGCATTTGTTAAACGTAGCGTAGAGATGATCTAA